One window of Thermocoleostomius sinensis A174 genomic DNA carries:
- the ndhN gene encoding NAD(P)H-quinone oxidoreductase subunit N has product MALITTGKKFIKELETAGAVGILIPLEGGHEGRYQRRVRAAGYEVLNITARGLGDLSSYLMNVHGVRPPHLGKKDTEREGAVGYRYYVAPVAKYPLESLPSNAKGLVIWMMEGTILSQQELQYLTTLPGIEPRLKVVVEMGGGRVFTWKPLKEFLIAA; this is encoded by the coding sequence ATGGCACTCATTACAACGGGCAAAAAATTTATCAAGGAACTGGAAACGGCGGGGGCAGTTGGCATATTAATTCCCCTAGAGGGTGGACACGAAGGTCGATATCAGCGGCGTGTGCGGGCAGCAGGATATGAAGTTCTTAACATCACTGCCCGGGGTTTAGGAGATCTTTCGTCCTATTTAATGAATGTGCATGGTGTGCGTCCGCCGCATCTGGGGAAAAAAGATACTGAACGCGAAGGAGCAGTTGGCTATCGCTATTATGTGGCTCCTGTTGCCAAGTATCCCTTAGAAAGCTTGCCATCCAATGCGAAGGGTTTAGTGATTTGGATGATGGAAGGAACAATTTTGTCCCAGCAGGAGTTACAGTACTTGACCACTTTGCCAGGTATAGAGCCTCGGCTTAAGGTTGTGGTTGAGATGGGAGGCGGGCGTGTCTTTACGTGGAAACCGTTGAAAGAGTTTTTGATTGCAGCCTAG
- the rplC gene encoding 50S ribosomal protein L3, translating into MSVGILGTKLGMTQIFDETGVAIPVTIVQAGPCTITQIKSKQTDGYSAVQVGYGEVAEKALTKPELGHLAKSGAAPLRHLQEYRLEDASQYELGQQIKADAFEAGQIVDVIGTSIGRGFAGYQKRHNFKRGPMAHGSKNHRLPGSTGAGTTPGRVYPGKRMAGRLGNTQVTVRKLTVVRVDAERNLLLIKGAVPGKPGALLNILPAKKVGRK; encoded by the coding sequence GTGTCTGTTGGAATTCTTGGCACAAAACTCGGCATGACCCAAATTTTCGACGAAACAGGGGTGGCAATTCCTGTAACGATCGTTCAAGCAGGTCCATGCACTATCACTCAAATCAAGTCCAAGCAAACGGACGGCTATTCTGCTGTTCAAGTGGGCTATGGGGAAGTTGCTGAAAAAGCCTTAACTAAGCCTGAGCTAGGTCATCTTGCTAAATCTGGGGCTGCTCCCCTCCGCCATTTGCAGGAGTACCGCTTGGAGGATGCTAGTCAATATGAACTTGGTCAGCAGATTAAGGCAGATGCCTTTGAAGCAGGACAAATTGTAGATGTAATTGGTACTAGCATTGGCCGAGGCTTTGCTGGTTATCAGAAACGGCATAACTTTAAGCGCGGTCCGATGGCCCACGGCTCTAAGAATCATCGGTTGCCAGGCTCTACAGGAGCCGGTACAACGCCTGGTCGCGTTTATCCAGGTAAACGAATGGCCGGACGCTTGGGCAATACCCAAGTGACGGTTCGTAAACTAACAGTTGTAAGAGTAGACGCTGAGCGTAACTTGCTATTGATCAAGGGAGCCGTCCCCGGTAAGCCGGGCGCGTTGTTGAATATCCTACCAGCTAAAAAGGTGGGACGGAAGTAG
- the ldpA gene encoding circadian clock protein LdpA, producing MTDLYYPLRSLREGHWFKLICGASFQHLPAVRSLTLAYTLAGADCIDVAADPAVINAAYDALQAASQLVEAANRQGFFPTTLPWLMVSLNDGEDPHFRKAAFDPAACPPACDRPCERVCPAQAIVFNQSEAGVIDNRCYGCGRCLPICPVQQITTRSYVAAPSVVAPLVLAHVDAVEIHTQVGRFHDFKRLWSAIAPFTANLKVISISCPDDDGLIDYLWSLYELMAPLPCSLIWQTDGRPMSGDIGDGTTRAAVKLGKKVLSAGLPGHVQLAGGTNRHTVAKLHAAGLLRSQVDVGRYIAGVAYGSYARVLLAPILEQLEQGGNEANAAMFQRDHPPQSASPLRLETVPALLWQAVHLANSLVFPLKASMTLKQTIPR from the coding sequence GTGACTGATTTGTATTACCCCTTACGATCCCTAAGGGAGGGCCACTGGTTTAAGCTAATTTGTGGAGCCAGTTTTCAACACCTTCCTGCCGTTCGAAGTCTCACTCTTGCGTATACGTTGGCTGGTGCTGATTGTATTGATGTCGCCGCAGATCCAGCCGTAATTAACGCCGCCTATGATGCGCTACAAGCGGCAAGCCAGTTAGTTGAAGCTGCTAATCGGCAAGGCTTTTTTCCTACAACTTTGCCCTGGCTCATGGTTAGCCTAAACGACGGCGAAGATCCTCACTTCCGCAAGGCTGCTTTTGATCCAGCAGCTTGCCCTCCAGCGTGCGATCGTCCCTGTGAGAGGGTTTGTCCAGCCCAGGCGATTGTATTTAACCAGTCTGAAGCAGGTGTCATCGACAACCGCTGCTATGGCTGTGGACGCTGTCTGCCCATTTGCCCGGTACAACAAATTACCACTCGGTCTTATGTAGCCGCACCCAGTGTTGTGGCTCCATTAGTATTGGCTCATGTGGATGCCGTAGAAATTCATACGCAAGTTGGACGATTCCACGACTTTAAACGACTGTGGAGTGCGATCGCTCCCTTTACCGCGAACTTGAAGGTGATCTCAATTAGTTGCCCGGATGACGACGGTTTGATTGACTATCTGTGGTCTCTCTACGAACTGATGGCTCCACTTCCCTGCTCGTTGATTTGGCAAACCGACGGCAGACCGATGAGTGGCGATATCGGAGATGGTACGACTCGGGCGGCTGTCAAGCTTGGGAAGAAAGTGTTAAGTGCAGGTTTACCCGGTCACGTTCAGCTAGCAGGCGGCACCAATCGCCACACGGTGGCTAAGCTACATGCGGCTGGGCTGCTACGGTCACAAGTTGATGTAGGACGCTACATTGCTGGAGTGGCCTATGGAAGCTATGCACGAGTTTTACTCGCTCCCATCTTAGAGCAATTGGAGCAGGGGGGTAATGAGGCTAACGCGGCAATGTTTCAACGTGATCACCCCCCCCAATCTGCCTCCCCTCTTCGACTAGAAACCGTTCCCGCCTTGCTTTGGCAGGCTGTGCATCTGGCCAATTCCTTAGTGTTCCCTCTAAAAGCATCTATGACCTTAAAACAAACTATTCCTCGATAG
- a CDS encoding 50S ribosomal protein L23 — MARFETRDLPDIVHRPIVTEKATRLLEDNKYVFEVVPRATKDDIKAAIEDLFDVKVVRVNTMNPPRKQRRMGRFMGHRSHFKRAVVTLAPGDSITLFPEV; from the coding sequence ATGGCTAGATTTGAAACCCGCGATCTCCCAGACATTGTTCATCGTCCGATCGTGACTGAGAAGGCGACTCGTCTGTTGGAAGACAATAAGTATGTCTTTGAAGTGGTTCCTAGAGCTACGAAGGATGACATCAAGGCGGCGATCGAAGATTTATTTGATGTCAAAGTTGTTCGGGTGAACACAATGAATCCGCCTCGAAAACAGCGTCGTATGGGCAGGTTTATGGGACATCGATCCCATTTCAAGCGTGCTGTGGTGACGCTGGCACCGGGTGATTCAATTACGTTGTTCCCCGAAGTTTAA
- the rplD gene encoding 50S ribosomal protein L4, translating to MVNCVVKNWQGEEAGQASLELRVAKEENAAHIVHRALVRQLNNARQGTASAKTRAEVRGGGRKPWRQKGTGRARAGSIRSPLWRGGGVIFGPKPRDYSVKMNRKERRLALRTALQSRADDLIVVEDFATQLPRPKTKELVQAMSRWGVEPEAKVLLIVSERDDNTYLSARNVSRLRLISATNLNIFDILAADQIVATQSALAKIQEVYSDG from the coding sequence ATGGTTAACTGCGTAGTCAAGAACTGGCAAGGAGAGGAGGCTGGACAGGCTTCTCTGGAATTGCGGGTCGCAAAGGAAGAAAATGCGGCACACATCGTGCATCGGGCGCTGGTGCGGCAATTGAACAATGCTCGTCAAGGGACGGCTTCTGCCAAAACGCGGGCAGAAGTCAGGGGAGGGGGACGTAAGCCCTGGCGCCAGAAAGGAACCGGACGAGCACGGGCTGGTTCAATTCGCTCGCCGTTATGGCGGGGCGGTGGTGTGATTTTTGGGCCAAAGCCCAGGGATTACTCAGTTAAGATGAACCGCAAAGAGCGTCGCCTTGCTCTGCGAACCGCCTTGCAAAGTCGGGCAGACGATTTGATTGTGGTGGAAGATTTTGCAACTCAATTGCCGCGTCCAAAAACGAAGGAGTTGGTGCAGGCAATGTCTCGCTGGGGCGTTGAACCAGAAGCAAAGGTGCTACTGATTGTGTCAGAGCGTGATGATAATACTTATCTTTCGGCACGCAATGTCAGTCGTTTGCGATTGATCTCTGCAACTAATCTCAACATTTTTGATATTTTGGCGGCGGATCAGATTGTCGCAACTCAGTCGGCACTTGCGAAGATCCAGGAGGTATATAGCGATGGCTAG